In Chryseobacterium salivictor, the DNA window TGTACAGCAGACTGCCGGACGCATCTTTTCCCATTGATCTCCACGTATCTTTGGGACAGGAGCTCTCCGTAAGCCGAACCGCCGATCCTATACCATCGGTCGCATAAGGCTTCCCAACTGTTTGTGAGGGCTCGATGGTAATTCCATCTCCTAACGGGCCAAGTTGGTGAGTTTTTTCAGAGCCGCATACCAATTGAGCTCCATATTCTATATAAACTTTAAGTTTGTCGGCGGTGTTGTTTTTTACCAAAATCCGGTAATCCTGCGTCATCGCTCCAAATGCACTGTTCTTCTCCTGATACATTAATGTCACATGAACCCGTGGATCCTGCTGCGATACCGGAATGTCGACCATATACTTTTGCCCGGAGAGGTTAATAGTTTGCAGCAGAAGAAAAGCCGCCAGAAGTAATTTTACTGTTTTCATATTTTATAGTTTTAATATTGTTCTGCCTGAAAAAGAGGAGAAACATGTTTTATCATCCTATTCATAACATAGCACAAAATTCTGTAAAATATCAAAATCACGAAATACCCCATTTGGGGTATTTATTAACAAAATTTTATTAATTTTACTTAATAGATGTTAATTTTAATTCAAATAACAAGCGTATGTCAAAAAAACACCATCCGCTGATTAAAGTCTGGAACATGCATCCGGGAAAACGAAGTCTTATTCCTGTGATCATCGCATTCCTCCTTACCGTGTTACAAGTCATCGCACCTTAAAACCACTATAAAAATCAACTCCCCTTCCGTTAAAAAATAACTTAAAACCGAGTATCTCAAAAGCCCAAAGCCCCTTGTGACTGGTTATTTTATCGAAACAAACGCAAATAAATAAATCGAAAAATTATTACTTAGAATAAAAATGAACTGTACAAACTGCAACAACAAAGTAAATCATCACTTTTGCCCCAACTGCGGGCAAGCTTCAAAACCGAAAAGAATTGACGGACATTATATCATTCACGAAATTCAACACGTTTTACATTTTGAGCGTGGAATTTTATTCACAGTTAAAGGGCTGCTTATCAATCCAGGACAAAATATCAGAAATTATATTTCAGGAAACAGAAGCCGCCTTGTAAAACCTGTTATTTTTATAATTATAACATCTTTAATTTATACGCTTATAAGTCATTTTTTTCATATTGAAGAGGAATATATCAAATACGAAGGATCGGAAAAATCTTCGGTTTTCAAAATTGTACGGTGGTTACAGGCAAATTATGGCTATATGAATATTTTGACAGGTATATTTATTGCGGTCTGGCTAAAATTGGTTTTTAAAAAATATAAATACAACTTTTTTGAATTGCTCGTAATGTTATGTTTTGTATTGGGGATTCCAATGTTGATCTATGCTTTTTTTGCTTTTATCGAAGGAATTACGGATATCAGATTATTAAACATCGCAGGAATAATTGGGGTGATTTATGTAATTTGGGCAATGGCTCATTTCTTTGAAAAAATGAAAACAGTTAACTATTTCAAAGCACTGGTCTGCTATGTATTGGGATTAATCACATTCTTCATTTTTATATTTGCAATAGGCATAACCACTGACGTGCTGACAAAACATTGAAAAGTACGATTAGTTACTTTTAATATATTGGTAAATTCATGGACATCTTCTATGACGGTGACCACAGGAAATATTCGGCAGTGGCGAAAACCAATTGAAATAAAAAAGTGCGGAGAAAAAATTTGAATTTTCCCCGCACGTCAATTGCGTTATGGATATCTGGAATCAGTAATAAAAATATTTTTATTCTGCGCCTTTTTAAGTGTAACGTTTAATGATCACGCTGTAATCCCAACATCTTTACCTAAAATTCAAATATAAACCCAAAATACGGCAGCGGAGAAGACCGTTTGATCTGTTCATAATGGAAATTATAAACCTGCTCATCTTTCGGTGCATTTGGATTATGTATGATGCCATTCCCGCTCGCGTCCCGCTCTAAACCAATGACAGGCAAAGCACTTGGATTGTCGGATCCGTAAACATTCACCACATCTACATAGAAAGTCAACTGCCATTTGTTGAAAATCCATTTCTTTTCTACGCGGATATCCAACTGATGAACCAGATTTCCGCGAAGGGTGTTGAGTTGGCTGTAATCTGAAACCGGTCCGTTCGTAATATTCCAGTTGTACACGAGTTCACTCCTGTTGATATCATACGGTGTTTGCGGAAAACCACTTTGCATGCGGAATCTTGCACCGATATTCCAGTTTCTTTTAAAATATTTTCCACCGGTCAAGGATAAAATATGTCTGCTGTCCCAACTTGATGGTAATAAATCGCCTTTTGCATCACTAAATTTAGAATAACCGAAAGTGTAAGAAGCAATTCCGTAAAAATCATTGACGGTTCTTTTTTGCGCTAGAACTTCCACGCCATACGTTTCACCAGTTCCGCGACTGTCTAGAGGTTCGGTTCCCACCACACCAAAATCACCGCCAAGATTGGCCAGCGAAATTTGATTTCTTAATGAGAACGGATAGTTGCGGTATTTTTTATAATACCCTTCTAAAGTAATGCGCAGATTATCTTTACCGTTAAACTCAAAACCAGTGACGACCTGCGTGTTTTTGATATATTTCAAAGTATTTTTATTCACCAGATTCCCGTTTTGCTGAAAACCTAACGCCGTGTAAGTCGGCAACATATAATAGATTCCGGCATTGGCATTAAAGGAAAACTGCTCGGCAAACAGATACCTCAAAGAAGCTCTGGGAGAAAACTGTTCTAAAGGATTATTGGTAAGCTCAGAATAATTGCTGGCATCTAAACGGAATCCGGCAGAAACTTCCATCTTATTGTCAAATAATTTTTTTGCGCCCTGAAGATACAATCCGTACTGAAACAGATCGAGATCAGAATCCGACTGATCGGTAACCGGTCCGTTTTGAGTAACGGTTTTTACAAACGAC includes these proteins:
- a CDS encoding DUF3667 domain-containing protein; protein product: MNCTNCNNKVNHHFCPNCGQASKPKRIDGHYIIHEIQHVLHFERGILFTVKGLLINPGQNIRNYISGNRSRLVKPVIFIIITSLIYTLISHFFHIEEEYIKYEGSEKSSVFKIVRWLQANYGYMNILTGIFIAVWLKLVFKKYKYNFFELLVMLCFVLGIPMLIYAFFAFIEGITDIRLLNIAGIIGVIYVIWAMAHFFEKMKTVNYFKALVCYVLGLITFFIFIFAIGITTDVLTKH